In a single window of the Nocardioides massiliensis genome:
- a CDS encoding isochorismatase family protein: protein MSRALLVIDVQNDFVEGGSLGVAGGAEVARRISTHLAEHHRDYAAVVASRDWHHAHDTNGGHFPEPGQEPDFRTSWPVHCVEGSTGSDYAPDLDLTHVTHHVRKGQGVPAYSAFEGATDDGRPLADVLRDLGVETVELTGIATDHCVRATALDAVQEGFAVVLLDGMHAGVAPDTSEAALAELAAAGVTRG, encoded by the coding sequence ATGAGTCGCGCCCTGCTTGTCATCGACGTCCAGAACGACTTCGTCGAGGGTGGCTCCCTGGGCGTCGCCGGTGGCGCCGAGGTCGCCCGCCGGATCAGCACCCACCTTGCCGAGCACCACCGGGACTACGCCGCGGTCGTCGCCTCCCGCGACTGGCACCACGCCCATGACACCAACGGCGGGCACTTCCCGGAGCCGGGGCAGGAGCCGGACTTCCGTACGTCGTGGCCCGTGCACTGCGTCGAGGGCTCGACCGGGTCCGACTACGCCCCCGACCTCGACCTGACCCACGTCACCCACCACGTCCGCAAGGGCCAGGGCGTGCCGGCGTACTCCGCCTTCGAGGGTGCGACCGACGACGGCCGCCCGCTGGCCGACGTCCTGCGCGACCTGGGGGTCGAGACGGTCGAGCTCACCGGGATCGCCACCGACCACTGCGTGCGCGCCACGGCACTCGACGCGGTGCAGGAGGGCTTCGCGGTCGTGCTCCTCGACGGCATGCACGCCGGCGTCGCTCCGGACACCAGCGAGGCCGCGCTCGCCGAGCTCGCCGCGGCAGGCGTCACGCGGGGCTGA
- a CDS encoding MFS transporter, with product MHQQPPDPARWRILGVTVSVGFMVLLDVTIVNVAIPSMRASLETTAAHIQWVISGYALAFGLTLVIGGRLGDAWGRRRMMLIGLTGFVLASAAAGLAPTIGTLIAARLVQGFAAGLLTPQNSGLIQTLFRGAERGTAFGIFGLTVSISSAIGPVLGGLIIALGGSADGWRWIFLVNVPIGLVLLVAIARMVPGRDPDAGPDPRLDLLGAVLLGATVLCVLYPVVSAEGGSRLPLLLLLLAPVLGYAFVRWERRVVGRGHAPLLDVGLLRKVPGYASGLAVGSLYFTGFTGIFLVLSVYLQDGLGISALQTGLVLVPFAIGSAISSLIAGRLVSKVGRVLTVVALGVMMLAVGVLALVVPWGESGALWLVFALPLLVAGLGGGAVISPNFTLTLADVPTRMGGAAGGALQTGQRIGTAIGAALVMTTYQIALSAYDDPGRALQWAIGAALVLLSAAWAAALWSWRHEVPLDQMN from the coding sequence GTGCACCAACAGCCCCCGGATCCCGCCCGTTGGCGCATCCTGGGAGTGACGGTCAGCGTCGGCTTCATGGTGCTGCTCGACGTGACGATCGTGAACGTCGCGATCCCCTCGATGCGCGCCTCCCTCGAGACGACGGCCGCCCACATCCAGTGGGTGATCTCCGGCTACGCGCTGGCGTTCGGCCTCACGCTCGTGATCGGCGGGCGACTCGGCGACGCCTGGGGCCGGCGCCGGATGATGCTCATCGGACTGACCGGCTTCGTGCTGGCGAGCGCTGCCGCGGGGCTGGCGCCGACCATCGGCACCCTGATCGCCGCCAGGCTCGTGCAGGGCTTCGCCGCCGGACTCCTGACCCCCCAGAACTCCGGGCTGATCCAGACGCTCTTCCGCGGGGCCGAGCGCGGCACCGCCTTCGGCATCTTCGGCCTGACCGTCTCGATCTCGTCCGCGATCGGCCCCGTCCTCGGCGGACTGATCATCGCGCTCGGCGGGTCCGCCGACGGGTGGCGGTGGATCTTCCTGGTCAACGTCCCGATCGGGCTGGTGCTGCTGGTGGCGATCGCCCGGATGGTCCCCGGCCGGGACCCGGACGCCGGACCGGATCCGCGCCTCGACCTGCTGGGCGCGGTGCTGCTCGGGGCGACGGTGCTGTGCGTGCTCTACCCGGTCGTCAGCGCCGAGGGCGGGAGCCGGCTCCCGCTCCTGCTGCTCCTCCTGGCCCCCGTCCTGGGCTATGCGTTCGTGCGCTGGGAGCGGCGCGTGGTCGGCCGCGGTCACGCGCCGCTGCTCGACGTCGGCCTGCTGCGCAAGGTGCCGGGCTACGCCAGCGGGCTGGCCGTGGGCTCGCTCTACTTCACCGGGTTCACCGGGATCTTCCTCGTGCTCAGCGTCTATCTGCAGGACGGGCTCGGCATCAGCGCGCTCCAGACGGGCCTCGTCCTCGTGCCGTTCGCGATCGGCTCGGCGATCTCGTCGCTCATTGCGGGACGCTTGGTCTCCAAGGTCGGGCGGGTGCTCACCGTGGTCGCGCTCGGCGTGATGATGCTCGCGGTGGGCGTGCTCGCCCTGGTCGTGCCCTGGGGCGAGAGCGGTGCGCTGTGGCTGGTCTTCGCCCTGCCGCTGCTGGTCGCCGGACTCGGTGGTGGCGCGGTGATCTCCCCGAACTTCACCCTCACGCTCGCCGACGTCCCGACCCGCATGGGCGGCGCCGCCGGGGGAGCCCTGCAGACCGGTCAGCGCATCGGCACCGCGATCGGTGCCGCACTGGTGATGACCACCTATCAGATCGCGCTGTCGGCGTACGACGACCCGGGCCGGGCGCTGCAGTGGGCGATCGGTGCGGCGCTGGTGCTGCTGAGCGCCGCCTGGGCCGCGGCCCTGTGGTCGTGGCGGCACGAGGTGCCGCTGGACCAGATGAACTGA
- a CDS encoding DUF1295 domain-containing protein: MANKPSSLLRVALVYVVAITVGAAWFFAGPDTRWLWLDGLIADVLATLVIFAASRLHRNSSFYDAYWSVLPPLLVAAWWVEADRADVAGDPLRLGLLLGVVGLWAVRLTANWIYAFPGLHHEDWRYALLRERAGRFGFLADLFAIHLVPTLQVFLALLPAYVVATRGDRAVGWLDVLAVVVGLGAILLETVADAQMHRFVRDRRPGEVMERGLWAWSRHPNYLGELGFWAGVALFGLAADPSAWWALVGVAGMLAMFYGASIPMMERRSLERRPAYQDVVDRVPRLFPRPPGRTRAREAAAR; encoded by the coding sequence ATGGCGAACAAGCCCTCCTCCCTGCTGCGCGTCGCCCTCGTCTACGTCGTCGCGATCACCGTGGGTGCGGCCTGGTTCTTCGCCGGCCCCGACACCCGCTGGCTGTGGCTGGACGGCCTGATCGCCGACGTCTTGGCGACCCTGGTGATCTTCGCGGCCAGCCGGCTGCACCGGAACTCCAGCTTCTACGACGCCTACTGGAGCGTGCTGCCGCCGTTGCTGGTCGCGGCGTGGTGGGTCGAGGCGGACCGCGCGGATGTCGCAGGAGACCCGTTGCGTCTGGGCCTGCTGCTCGGCGTCGTCGGTCTGTGGGCCGTCCGCCTGACCGCCAACTGGATCTACGCGTTCCCCGGCCTGCACCACGAGGACTGGCGCTACGCGTTGCTGCGGGAGCGCGCGGGCAGGTTCGGCTTCCTGGCCGACCTCTTCGCGATCCACCTGGTCCCGACCCTGCAGGTCTTCCTGGCGCTGCTGCCGGCGTACGTCGTGGCGACGCGGGGCGACCGGGCGGTCGGCTGGCTGGACGTGCTGGCCGTCGTCGTCGGTCTCGGCGCCATCCTGCTGGAGACCGTGGCTGATGCGCAGATGCACCGCTTCGTGCGCGACCGCCGGCCGGGCGAGGTCATGGAGCGCGGCCTGTGGGCATGGTCGCGACACCCGAACTACCTCGGCGAGCTCGGGTTCTGGGCGGGCGTCGCGTTGTTCGGCCTGGCCGCCGACCCGTCGGCGTGGTGGGCACTCGTGGGCGTCGCCGGGATGCTGGCGATGTTCTACGGCGCGAGCATCCCGATGATGGAGCGACGCAGCCTCGAGCGGCGTCCGGCCTACCAGGACGTCGTCGACCGGGTGCCCCGGCTCTTCCCGCGCCCTCCCGGACGCACCCGCGCCCGCGAGGCCGCCGCCCGATGA
- a CDS encoding FAD-dependent oxidoreductase, translating to MTRPRVVVAGLGDSGLLTAIHLARHADVVGVSTKPGLVSGQELGLRLARPDEWARDYRIGFDRFRAARSVRTVHGTLSGLDVAGRRVTVTLPDGASEHLTYDALVVATGVRNGFWRRPDLQTVAEVEADLLAAHRRLAESGSIVVVGGGAAAVSAAGNLAARWPDTRVDLYFPGERALPHHHGRVWSAVRARLERLGVGIHPGHRAELPAGGAPTEITSGPVRWSTGQEPVRADAVIWAVGAVRPNTDWLPPALLDDAGFVRVGPDLRVPDAPGVYAVGDVAATDPLRTSARNKGHQVVAHNVRAELAGRTLRTYQAPRRRWGSVLGPQPDGLVVFAPDGRGFRIPRPVVRGVLQPVIVRWGIYRGIRRRGAAVDEGT from the coding sequence ATGACCCGCCCCCGCGTCGTCGTCGCGGGTCTGGGCGACTCCGGCCTGCTGACGGCGATCCACCTCGCGCGGCACGCCGACGTCGTCGGGGTGTCGACCAAGCCCGGACTCGTCAGCGGGCAGGAGCTCGGGCTGCGGTTGGCCCGCCCCGACGAGTGGGCGCGTGACTACCGCATCGGGTTCGACCGGTTCCGCGCGGCGCGGTCCGTCCGCACCGTCCACGGGACGCTGAGCGGACTCGACGTCGCGGGACGGCGCGTCACGGTAACGCTGCCCGACGGCGCGTCCGAGCACCTGACGTACGACGCACTGGTGGTGGCGACCGGGGTGCGCAACGGCTTCTGGCGCCGGCCGGACCTGCAGACCGTCGCCGAGGTCGAGGCCGACCTGCTGGCGGCCCACCGCCGGCTCGCCGAGTCGGGCTCGATCGTCGTGGTCGGGGGCGGAGCCGCCGCGGTCAGCGCGGCAGGCAACCTCGCCGCCCGGTGGCCCGACACCCGCGTCGACCTGTACTTCCCCGGGGAGCGTGCGCTGCCGCACCACCACGGCCGGGTGTGGAGCGCCGTGCGTGCGCGGCTGGAGCGACTCGGGGTCGGCATCCATCCGGGGCACCGTGCCGAGCTGCCGGCCGGTGGCGCGCCCACGGAGATCACCTCGGGCCCGGTCCGGTGGTCCACCGGGCAGGAGCCGGTGAGAGCAGATGCGGTGATCTGGGCAGTGGGTGCGGTGCGGCCCAACACGGACTGGCTCCCGCCGGCACTCCTCGACGATGCGGGCTTCGTGCGGGTCGGCCCGGACCTGCGCGTGCCGGACGCGCCGGGGGTGTATGCCGTGGGCGACGTCGCCGCCACCGACCCGCTGCGCACCTCGGCGCGCAACAAGGGCCACCAGGTCGTCGCTCACAACGTGCGGGCCGAGCTCGCCGGCCGCACCCTGCGCACCTACCAGGCGCCGCGCCGTCGGTGGGGCTCGGTCCTCGGTCCTCAACCTGACGGACTGGTCGTGTTCGCCCCCGACGGGCGGGGGTTCCGCATCCCGCGCCCCGTCGTGCGCGGCGTCCTGCAACCGGTGATCGTGCGGTGGGGGATCTACCGCGGGATCCGCCGTAGGGGCGCCGCCGTCGACGAGGGCACCTGA
- a CDS encoding glucose 1-dehydrogenase, whose product MARVQDKVALISGGAQGMGAADARMLVAEGARVVIGDISDEQGKALADELGDAAHYVHLDVREPDQWEAAVAAATAQFGKLDVLVNNAGIANGGPIGKFDLEAWQQALDINLTGTFLGIRAATKALIASGRGSIINISSIEGLRGTPWTHAYSATKWAVRGLTKSVALELAAHNVRCNSVHPGMIRTPMTAGIPDDMLTIPMGRPGEPDEVAAFIVFLASDESSYATGAEFVVDGGTIQGVPHKS is encoded by the coding sequence ATGGCACGCGTGCAGGACAAGGTCGCTCTGATCAGTGGCGGTGCCCAGGGCATGGGCGCCGCCGACGCCCGCATGCTGGTCGCGGAGGGCGCGCGCGTGGTCATCGGCGACATCTCCGATGAGCAGGGCAAGGCGCTGGCCGACGAGCTCGGCGACGCGGCGCACTACGTCCACCTCGACGTGCGCGAGCCCGACCAGTGGGAGGCGGCCGTGGCGGCTGCCACCGCGCAGTTCGGGAAGCTCGACGTGCTGGTCAACAACGCTGGCATCGCCAACGGCGGGCCGATCGGGAAGTTCGACCTCGAGGCGTGGCAGCAGGCGCTGGACATCAACCTCACCGGGACCTTCCTGGGGATCCGCGCCGCGACCAAGGCGCTGATCGCCTCCGGTCGCGGCTCGATCATCAACATCTCCTCGATCGAGGGTCTCCGCGGCACCCCGTGGACGCACGCCTACTCCGCCACGAAGTGGGCCGTGCGGGGGTTGACGAAGTCCGTCGCACTCGAGCTGGCCGCCCACAACGTGCGCTGCAACTCCGTGCACCCGGGGATGATCCGCACGCCCATGACCGCCGGCATCCCCGACGACATGCTGACGATCCCGATGGGACGGCCCGGCGAGCCCGACGAGGTCGCGGCGTTCATCGTGTTCCTCGCCAGCGACGAGTCGTCGTACGCCACCGGCGCGGAGTTCGTCGTTGACGGCGGCACGATCCAGGGCGTCCCGCACAAGTCCTGA
- a CDS encoding FMN reductase, producing the protein MTRIVVVSAGLSNPSSTRLLADRLGAAAAEALEEADVAHVELRELAHELTDHLLTGFPGPALADAIEQVRSADGLIAVTPVFSASYSGLFKTFFDVLEQGLLEGTPVLIAATAGTARHSLVLDHALRPLFGYLRAVVVPTGVFAATDDFAGRDLDRRIHRAAGELALLAGKTTPGDSATPQRRTPQDELAEPTPFEELLRRASGAE; encoded by the coding sequence ATGACCCGCATCGTCGTCGTCTCGGCAGGCCTGTCGAACCCCTCCAGCACCCGGCTCCTGGCCGACCGCCTCGGCGCGGCCGCCGCCGAGGCACTGGAGGAGGCCGACGTCGCCCACGTCGAGCTGCGCGAGCTCGCCCACGAGCTCACCGACCACCTGCTGACCGGATTCCCGGGTCCCGCGCTCGCGGACGCGATCGAGCAGGTGCGCTCCGCCGATGGGCTGATCGCGGTCACGCCGGTGTTCTCGGCGAGCTACTCCGGACTGTTCAAGACGTTCTTCGACGTGCTCGAGCAGGGACTGTTGGAGGGCACCCCGGTGCTCATCGCAGCGACCGCCGGCACCGCGCGGCACTCGCTCGTGCTCGACCACGCCCTGCGACCGCTGTTCGGCTACCTCCGGGCCGTGGTCGTGCCCACCGGTGTGTTCGCCGCGACCGACGACTTCGCCGGCCGGGACCTCGACCGCCGCATCCACCGCGCGGCCGGCGAGCTGGCACTGCTGGCAGGCAAGACAACACCCGGCGACAGCGCCACCCCGCAGCGCCGTACGCCGCAGGACGAGCTCGCCGAGCCGACACCCTTCGAGGAACTCCTGCGACGTGCCAGCGGAGCGGAATAG
- a CDS encoding LLM class flavin-dependent oxidoreductase, producing the protein MQIGIFTVGDVTTDPTTGRTPTEHERIKATVAIAKKAEEVGLDVFATGEHHNPPFIASAPTTTLAYIGAQTERIILSTATTLITTTDPVLIAENYAKLQHLTDGRVDLMMGRGNTGPVYPWFGKDIREGINLAIENYALLHRLWREDVVNWEGRFRTPLQGFTSTPRPLDGVAPFVWHGSIRSPEIAEQAAYYGDGFFHNHIFWPASHTRQMVALYRRRFEHYGHGPADTAIVGLGGQFFMRKNSQDAWNEFRPYFDNAPVYGHGPSLEDFTQATPLTVGSPQQVLERTLSFRDYVGHYQRQLFLVDHAGLPLKTVLEQLDLLGEILPALREGFAEGRPAHIPDAPTHRSLVAQAGGAVDATVYAAPDAATGRRAEDTQEASA; encoded by the coding sequence ATGCAGATCGGGATCTTCACCGTCGGGGACGTCACCACCGACCCGACCACCGGGCGTACGCCGACCGAGCACGAGCGGATCAAGGCGACCGTCGCCATCGCGAAGAAGGCGGAGGAGGTCGGCCTCGACGTCTTCGCCACGGGTGAGCACCACAACCCGCCGTTCATCGCCTCCGCACCGACCACCACGCTGGCCTACATCGGCGCCCAGACCGAGCGGATCATCCTGTCGACGGCCACCACCCTGATCACGACCACCGACCCGGTGCTGATCGCGGAGAACTACGCGAAGCTGCAGCACCTCACCGACGGCCGCGTCGACCTGATGATGGGGCGGGGCAACACCGGGCCGGTCTACCCGTGGTTCGGCAAGGACATCCGCGAGGGGATCAACCTCGCCATCGAGAACTACGCCCTGCTGCACCGCCTCTGGCGCGAGGACGTGGTGAACTGGGAGGGCCGGTTCCGTACCCCGCTGCAGGGCTTCACCTCGACGCCGCGTCCGCTGGACGGTGTCGCGCCGTTCGTCTGGCACGGCTCGATTCGCAGCCCCGAGATCGCCGAGCAGGCGGCGTACTACGGCGACGGCTTCTTCCACAACCACATCTTCTGGCCCGCCAGCCACACCCGGCAGATGGTCGCGCTCTACCGCCGCCGCTTCGAGCACTACGGCCACGGACCGGCCGACACCGCTATCGTCGGCCTGGGCGGGCAGTTCTTCATGCGCAAGAACTCCCAGGACGCCTGGAACGAGTTCCGTCCCTACTTCGACAACGCTCCGGTCTATGGGCACGGTCCGTCGCTGGAGGACTTCACGCAGGCCACCCCCCTGACGGTCGGCTCGCCCCAGCAGGTGCTCGAGCGCACGTTGTCGTTCCGCGACTACGTCGGGCACTACCAGCGCCAGCTGTTCCTCGTCGACCACGCCGGCCTGCCCCTGAAGACGGTGCTCGAGCAGCTCGACCTGCTCGGCGAGATCCTGCCCGCCCTGCGCGAGGGCTTCGCCGAGGGGCGTCCCGCGCACATCCCCGACGCGCCCACCCACCGCTCGCTGGTCGCCCAGGCCGGCGGCGCGGTCGACGCCACGGTCTATGCCGCCCCCGACGCGGCCACCGGTCGCCGCGCGGAGGACACGCAGGAGGCGTCCGCATGA
- a CDS encoding AMP-binding protein, which produces MKFNLATVFETVTDAVPDRVALTYQGRNLTYAEFDREATQVAHLLSASGIQAGEHVAIFLKNCVEHVTTMVGLLKIRAVPINVNYRYTDAELDYLFTNSDSVAVVVEEPEHQESLARILDRLPLVRTVFVVGTAEQALTAAAEARGVAVVDHADWQQQSTERDFAPRTGDEHYILYTGGTTGYPKGVVWTHDDLFHKPLSGGNPYGDPHPDLEAIATAAVAMPPISFLIAAPLMHGAASYAMFFYFIFGGRLVMLRDFDPAKIVDGIAHDGLQSLLIVGDAMGMPLADEMERRKDEVDYSGLFMFTSGGAIWSQACRDRFRALAPNAMQRDNFGASESGNDGEISLDENGNLRVPATDTMLVVDDKLNELPPGPDNVGLIARTGRVPQGYYKDEEKTARTFRTLPDGRRCSVLGDMGYRDHDGSIVFLGRGSQCINTGGEKVYVEEVENVLHGHPDVADVLVVGVPDSRLGERVTAVVSAREGRNPTLEDIQTFARQSLAGYKVPRDLIVVPAMKRTPAGKADYKWAKSVASEQEVAPA; this is translated from the coding sequence GTGAAGTTCAACCTCGCCACCGTCTTCGAGACCGTCACCGACGCGGTCCCGGACCGGGTCGCCCTCACCTACCAAGGTCGCAACCTCACGTACGCCGAGTTCGACCGTGAGGCCACCCAGGTCGCGCACCTGCTCTCAGCGTCGGGGATCCAGGCCGGCGAGCACGTCGCGATCTTCCTGAAGAACTGCGTCGAGCACGTGACCACGATGGTCGGGCTGCTGAAGATCCGCGCCGTGCCGATCAACGTGAACTACCGCTACACCGACGCCGAGCTCGACTACCTGTTCACGAACTCCGACTCCGTCGCGGTCGTCGTCGAGGAGCCCGAGCACCAGGAGTCCCTGGCGCGGATCCTGGACCGCCTCCCCCTGGTCCGCACCGTCTTCGTCGTCGGCACGGCCGAGCAGGCGCTGACCGCAGCCGCCGAGGCGCGCGGCGTCGCGGTGGTCGACCACGCCGACTGGCAGCAGCAGTCGACCGAGCGTGACTTCGCACCGCGCACGGGCGACGAGCACTACATCCTCTACACCGGTGGCACGACGGGCTACCCCAAGGGCGTCGTCTGGACCCACGACGACCTGTTCCACAAGCCGCTGTCGGGCGGCAACCCGTACGGCGACCCGCACCCCGACCTCGAGGCGATCGCCACCGCCGCAGTGGCCATGCCGCCGATCTCGTTCCTGATCGCGGCACCGCTCATGCACGGCGCGGCGTCGTACGCGATGTTCTTCTACTTCATCTTCGGCGGCCGGTTGGTCATGCTGCGTGACTTCGACCCCGCCAAGATCGTCGACGGCATCGCCCACGACGGCCTGCAGAGCCTGCTCATCGTGGGCGACGCGATGGGCATGCCGCTGGCCGACGAGATGGAGCGCCGCAAGGACGAGGTCGACTACTCCGGGTTGTTCATGTTCACCTCCGGCGGAGCGATCTGGTCGCAGGCGTGCCGCGACCGGTTCCGCGCGCTCGCTCCCAACGCGATGCAGCGCGACAACTTCGGCGCCTCGGAGTCCGGCAACGACGGTGAGATCAGCCTCGACGAGAACGGCAACCTGCGGGTGCCGGCGACCGACACCATGCTCGTCGTCGACGACAAGCTCAACGAGCTGCCGCCCGGGCCCGACAACGTCGGCCTGATCGCGCGGACAGGCCGAGTGCCGCAGGGCTACTACAAGGACGAGGAGAAGACCGCGCGCACGTTCCGCACGCTGCCCGACGGGCGCCGCTGCTCGGTGCTCGGCGACATGGGCTACCGCGACCACGACGGCTCGATCGTGTTCCTCGGCCGCGGCTCGCAGTGCATCAACACCGGCGGCGAGAAGGTCTACGTGGAGGAGGTCGAGAACGTCCTGCACGGCCACCCCGACGTCGCCGACGTCCTGGTGGTCGGCGTGCCCGACAGCCGGCTCGGCGAGCGGGTGACGGCCGTGGTCTCGGCGCGCGAGGGCCGCAACCCCACGCTCGAGGACATCCAGACCTTCGCCCGCCAGTCGCTGGCCGGCTACAAGGTCCCGCGCGACCTGATCGTCGTACCGGCCATGAAGCGCACCCCCGCGGGCAAGGCCGACTACAAGTGGGCGAAGTCGGTCGCGAGCGAGCAGGAGGTCGCGCCGGCCTAG
- a CDS encoding nuclear transport factor 2 family protein yields the protein MDARPPLPPFTPETAAQKARAAEDAWNSCDPERVSLAYTPDSRWRNRDTFVTGRAEIVAFLQQKWERELEYRLIKEVWTHGDNRIAVRFVYESHDPRGQWFRSHGNENWEFDEHGLMRQRHASINDIPIDDADRLFHWDRSGPRPADHPGLTELGL from the coding sequence ATGGACGCACGCCCACCCCTTCCGCCCTTCACCCCAGAGACCGCGGCCCAGAAGGCTCGCGCTGCCGAGGACGCCTGGAACAGCTGCGACCCGGAACGGGTCTCGCTCGCCTACACACCGGACAGCAGGTGGCGCAACCGGGACACGTTCGTCACGGGCCGCGCCGAGATCGTCGCGTTCCTTCAGCAGAAGTGGGAGCGCGAGCTCGAGTACCGACTGATCAAGGAGGTCTGGACCCACGGCGACAACCGGATCGCGGTGCGCTTCGTCTATGAGTCCCACGACCCGCGCGGTCAGTGGTTCCGCTCGCACGGCAACGAGAACTGGGAGTTCGACGAGCACGGCCTGATGCGCCAGCGGCACGCCAGCATCAATGACATTCCGATCGACGATGCGGATCGACTGTTTCACTGGGACCGTTCCGGGCCGCGGCCGGCCGACCACCCCGGGCTCACCGAGCTGGGTCTCTGA
- a CDS encoding CueP family metal-binding protein: protein MLGAGRPGGGRTEQRSVRARAGTGRGRGPAGWTRPGRDERRADHRPSRQAGAGRAAEGPDGVGAARGADAHLGRREVSLDVPEDRFYLAVAPYVDQTHECFYHSLTTCLGELDSADVRVKIVDEANDEVLVDEVRTTFDNGFLGFWLPRDIERGCP from the coding sequence CTGCTCGGCGCAGGACGGCCAGGAGGCGGACGCACCGAGCAGCGCAGCGTCCGAGCCCGTGCCGGCACCGGCCGAGGTCGAGGACCTGCTGGCTGGACACGCCCTGGACGGGATGAGCGCCGTGCAGATCATCGACCATCTCGACAGGCTGGCGCCGGCCGAGCGGCCGAGGGACCTGATGGCGTCGGTGCGGCCCGGGGAGCTGATGCTCACCTCGGACGCCGGGAGGTCAGCCTCGACGTGCCCGAGGACCGCTTCTACCTCGCGGTCGCGCCGTACGTCGACCAGACCCACGAGTGCTTCTACCACTCGCTGACCACGTGCCTCGGCGAGCTCGACTCCGCCGACGTCCGGGTGAAGATCGTCGACGAGGCCAACGACGAGGTCCTCGTCGACGAGGTGCGCACCACCTTCGACAACGGCTTCCTCGGCTTCTGGCTGCCCCGCGACATCGAGCGCGGGTGTCCGTGA
- a CDS encoding calcium/sodium antiporter yields the protein MSLVVAVSLVVGLVLLIGGGELLVRGGGGLGRTLGMSPLVVGLTIVAFATSAPELAVSLDATLSGSPGLAVGNVVGSNITNVLLVLGLAAVILPLAAQRQLVRFDVPFVIVVSVLALLLMLDGSIGRVDGVLLVALLAAYVVWTVLLGRRAGTDDPPPGAAVPALSRPLVDVVLVVVGIALLVLGARLLVSAATSIATAFGVSDLVIGLTVVAVGTSLPEVATSVIAAIRGETEMAVGNVVGSNVFNLTAVLGLTAVIAPDGVPVEAAAIRFDVPVMIAVALALLPILFTGMVIARWEGGVFLAMYAGYVAYLLLAAAQHDALPAFSTVMLGFVVPLTALTIAVLVVQEIRLLRRRG from the coding sequence GTGAGCCTCGTGGTGGCGGTATCCCTCGTCGTCGGTCTGGTGCTGCTCATCGGCGGCGGTGAGCTCCTCGTGCGCGGGGGCGGTGGGCTCGGCCGGACACTGGGCATGTCCCCGCTGGTGGTCGGCCTCACCATCGTGGCGTTCGCGACCTCTGCTCCCGAGCTCGCCGTCTCCCTCGACGCCACGCTGTCGGGGTCGCCCGGACTCGCGGTCGGCAACGTCGTCGGCAGCAACATCACCAACGTCCTCCTCGTCCTCGGTCTTGCCGCCGTGATCCTGCCGCTCGCAGCGCAGCGGCAGCTCGTGCGCTTCGACGTGCCCTTCGTGATCGTGGTGTCGGTCCTGGCGCTGCTGCTCATGCTCGACGGCTCGATCGGGCGCGTCGACGGAGTGCTGCTGGTCGCGCTGCTGGCGGCGTACGTCGTCTGGACCGTCCTGCTCGGGCGTCGTGCCGGCACCGACGACCCGCCACCCGGAGCCGCCGTACCGGCCCTCTCGCGGCCCCTCGTCGACGTCGTGCTCGTCGTCGTCGGCATCGCCCTGCTCGTGCTCGGTGCCCGCCTCCTGGTCTCGGCCGCCACCAGCATCGCCACCGCCTTCGGCGTCAGCGACCTGGTGATCGGGCTGACCGTCGTCGCGGTCGGCACCTCCCTGCCGGAGGTGGCGACCTCGGTCATCGCGGCGATCCGCGGCGAGACCGAGATGGCCGTCGGCAACGTGGTCGGCAGCAACGTCTTCAACCTCACGGCGGTCCTGGGACTCACCGCCGTGATCGCGCCGGACGGCGTGCCGGTCGAGGCCGCCGCGATCCGCTTCGACGTACCCGTGATGATCGCGGTCGCACTGGCCCTGCTCCCGATCCTCTTCACCGGCATGGTCATCGCGCGCTGGGAGGGTGGCGTCTTCCTGGCGATGTACGCCGGCTACGTGGCCTACCTGCTGCTGGCGGCCGCCCAGCACGATGCGCTCCCCGCGTTCAGCACGGTGATGCTGGGCTTCGTCGTCCCCCTCACCGCGCTGACGATCGCGGTCCTGGTGGTCCAGGAGATCCGGCTGCTCCGACGCCGCGGTTGA